The following are encoded together in the Citrus sinensis cultivar Valencia sweet orange chromosome 1, DVS_A1.0, whole genome shotgun sequence genome:
- the LOC102618091 gene encoding probable LRR receptor-like serine/threonine-protein kinase At1g67720 isoform X3 produces MPSVSLLLLSLLSLLSLSSSQSPSGTLIDCGTVNVYTINGLKWLPDNDYITGGTPKNVTVAVAVPTLSTVRSFPNKLHQKFCYVVPVFRGGKYLVRTTYFYGGVNGRDSPPVFDQMVDGTFWSEVNTTVDYVHGLASYYEGVFLAQGKHMSLCIGSNNYTDSDPFISALEFVPLEESVYNSTDFGKFGLRLIARHSFGYSGADNIRYPDDPFDRFWEPLVDNKKPEPGNLNVSVSGFWNLPPSKIFKTALATRPAERMELTWPPVFLSSSRYYIALYFADNPSSSREGTRVFDIIINGIPYHRNLNVTPDGVVVFATHWPLSGATNITLNPAPGSNKGPLINGGEIFQVLELGGRTLTRDVIALETLRNSLQNPPLDWSGDPCLPHGYSWTGITCTYDRRIRIVTLNLTNMGLSGSLPSNISRLTALSGIWLGNNNLSGTIPDLSSLMRLETLHLEDNQFSGEIPLSLGKIQSLRELISL; encoded by the exons ATGCCCTCCGTTTCCCTTCTCCTCCTTTCGCTCCTCTCTCTTCTCTCCCTCTCTTCCTCTCAATCTCCGTCTG GTACGTTAATTGATTGCGGTACGGTTAACGTTTATACAATCAACGGACTGAAATGGCTTCCGGACAACGACTACATCACTGGTGGGACCCCCAAGAACGTGACGGTCGCTGTCGCCGTACCTACGCTCTCAACCGTCCGATCGTTTCCGAACAAACTGCACCAAAAGTTCTGTTACGTCGTTCCCGTATTTCGCGGGGGGAAGTACTTGGTGAGGACCACGTACTTCTACGGAGGAGTCAACGGCCGAGATTCTCCGCCGGTTTTTGACCAGATGGTCGACGGGACTTTCTGGAGCGAGGTCAATACGACAGTGGATTATGTGCATGGTTTGGCGTCGTATTATGAAGGAGTGTTTTTGGCTCAAGGGAAGCATATGAGTCTGTGTATCGGGTCGAATAATTATACGGATTCCGACCCGTTTATTTCTGCTCTGGAGTTCGTGCCTCTTGAAGAATCGGTTTATAACAGCACCGACTTTGGCAAGTTTGGACTCCGCTTGATAGCGAGGCATAGTTTTGGATACAGTGGAGCAGACAACATTCG ATATCCTGATGATCCGTTTGATCGGTTTTGGGAACCATTAGTTGACAATAAAAAACCTGAACCCGGCAATTTAAACGTATCTGTTTCTGGTTTCTGGAATCTTCCTCCTTCGAAAATATTTAAGACAGCATTGGCAACACGCCCAGCAGAACGAATGGAGTTAACTTGGCCTCCAGTGTTTCTGTCAAGCTCAAGATACTACATTGCTCTTTATTTTGCAGATAATCCTTCATCTTCACGGGAAGGAACAAGGGTGTTTGACATAATTATAAATGGCATACCCTATCACAGAAATCTGAATGTGACTCCAGATGGTGTTGTTGTCTTTGCTACACACTGGCCTCTTTCTGGTGCTACAAATATCACTTTGAATCCTGCTCCTGGTTCAAACAAAGGTCCTTTGATCAATGGTGGAGAGATTTTCCAAGTGTTGGAACTTGGAGGAAGAACTCTCACTAGAGATG TAATAGCATTGGAAACATTAAGAAACAGTCTTCAGAACCCTCCACTTGATTGGAGTGGTGATCCTTGTTTGCCCCATGGTTATTCATGGACTGGAATTACATGCACCTACGATCGCCGGATTCGCATAGTTACATT aaatttgacaaatatgGGCCTCTCAGGATCATTGCCATCCAACATTTCTAGATTGACAGCATTAAGTGGCAT CTGGCTTGGAAACAATAACCTGTCTGGAACAATACCTGATCTCAGTTCGTTAATGAGGCTGGAGACACT